One Erythrobacter sp. SDW2 genomic region harbors:
- a CDS encoding ABC transporter ATP-binding protein: protein MSEDISPEEAAQAQKRFRGEFPIVVEGLVNRFGEFAVHEDLDLKVRRGEILGVVGGSGTGKSVLMRSIIGLQFPEAGRIQVFGKSISAAEPDEYLGVRSRWGVLFQGGALFSTLTVGENVQVPLRQFFPDIDSGLLDEIARFKVLMSGLPESAVTKFPSELSGGMKKRAGLARALALDPELLFLDEPTAGLDPIGAAAFDHLIRELKKALGLTVFLITHDLDTLYEICDRVAVLADKKVVAVGTIPELLETGHPWIEEYFNGPRGRAAQASQSRAQGMAAKGMDNPPADGAKG from the coding sequence ATGAGCGAAGATATCTCTCCGGAGGAAGCGGCCCAGGCCCAGAAGCGCTTTCGCGGCGAATTTCCCATCGTGGTCGAGGGGCTGGTCAACCGGTTCGGCGAATTCGCCGTCCACGAGGATCTCGATCTCAAGGTGCGGCGCGGCGAGATTCTGGGCGTGGTAGGCGGGTCCGGCACCGGCAAGTCGGTGCTGATGCGCTCCATCATCGGCCTCCAATTCCCCGAAGCCGGGCGTATCCAGGTGTTCGGCAAGTCGATCTCGGCGGCCGAGCCGGACGAGTATCTCGGTGTGCGCAGCCGTTGGGGGGTGCTGTTCCAGGGCGGGGCACTGTTTTCGACTCTGACCGTTGGAGAAAATGTGCAGGTCCCGCTCCGACAATTCTTTCCCGATATCGATAGCGGGCTGCTCGACGAGATCGCCCGGTTCAAGGTGCTGATGAGCGGACTGCCCGAAAGCGCCGTGACCAAGTTTCCGAGCGAGCTTTCGGGCGGGATGAAGAAGCGCGCCGGGCTGGCCCGCGCGCTGGCGCTCGATCCCGAACTGCTGTTCCTCGACGAGCCGACCGCGGGGCTCGACCCGATCGGCGCGGCGGCATTCGATCACCTGATTCGCGAGCTCAAGAAGGCGCTGGGCCTGACGGTGTTCCTCATCACCCACGATCTCGATACGCTCTACGAAATCTGCGACCGGGTCGCGGTGCTGGCAGACAAGAAAGTGGTCGCGGTCGGCACCATCCCCGAACTGCTCGAGACCGGGCATCCGTGGATCGAGGAATATTTCAACGGCCCGCGCGGCCGCGCGGCGCAGGCGAGCCAGTCGCGCGCACAGGGAATGGCGGCCAAGGGCATGGACAATCCCCCTGCCGATGGCGCAAAGGGATA